Genomic DNA from Mesotoga infera:
CTGGCAGAGAATACTTTGAAAATCGGGTAGATTATAAATATCGCCAACGCGGCGAAGATCAGGAGTATCAACAAAAGCAAGAAAGGATCTTTCAGAAGATTGAGCAACCTATTCTTTGTCTCTTCACCCTTGAAAGCCACGAGCGGAACCTCCTAGCAAAGAGGGGGATTTCTCCCCCTCATGAGAAGTATATCAATCGTCAGTAAGGAAGAACCTCATTGACCCATCTCTCGATAAGCCTTGTCTTGTTTTCAGCTGCCCACGCAGGATCCACAGGAAGCAATTTAATAGTTGAAAGAGGTTGAAGTGTCCCGAAATCGACGTCGGATCTTATCGGGTAGAAGTAAGTCTGCTGATTTACTACCTGCTGCTGACCGGCCTTTGAAACTACCCAGTCAACGAGTTTCTGGGCATCGGCAAGATTCTTTGCGCCTTTCAGTATAGAAACGGAAGCGACTTCGTAGGGTACTCCCTCTTTCGGGAAGACAACATCCACCGGATAACCCTGCTCCATAAACTGGAAGAAGGCCGGAGTGAACTGAATACCCATCGCTACCTGACCGGGGCCGACGGCTTTGGAGGGACCGGTACCGCTCTGTGTGTAGGTCTGTATATTTGGAACGAGCTTTCTCAGATACTCGATTGCCCCATCCTCCCCATAGATCTGCACGAGTCCGGTTATTAGACTGTAGGCGGTTCCCGAAGACTGGGGATTGGGATACTGAATCATCCTGCTGTATGCGGGCTTCAGAAGATCTTCCCAGGTTTCCGGTACTGGAGCTTTGATCTGCTGTAGAACGGTCTTGTTGATTCCAACTCCCAGCGGATTCATGTAGATCGGATGATAGAAACCATCAATGTCATAGAATTCCGGCAGAACTCCGTACACTGAGAGCGTCTTGTAAGCTTGTGTGAGGCCGCGTTCTTTGGCTATTATGTGGTTTTCCAGCGGGGCGCCAAACCAGACGTCTGCCTGGGGATTGTTTATCTCAGCCTCGATCCTTGCAAGTGCGGGACCGGAAGAGAGGAAGACAAAGTCGACTTTTATTCCGGTTTCAGCGACAAAGGCATTTAGAATCTTGCGCGCGTTCGCCTCGTCAACACTAGAATAAACAACTAGATTTGCGAAGAGACCAACGGCGAAGACTAAAGAAAGAAGCAAAACAAGAATGCGTTTCATACTTACACTTCCTATTCGTGATAGGCATATTTTACATCAATTCCAAAGGAATTTGGATTGCTTTTCTGTACCACCACGAAAGGAGCAGCAACTGTTCTGTTCTTCTAGTCTATCAATTCTTTTTTTCTGACAGTTGAGGAGCTCTCGAAAATTAGCCTGACTATTGCAATCCAGAGAGAAAACGGTGCATATTTCTCTTTATTTTCTCTCTAGAGGCTGCTATCTGGTGTGATGGTCTGATGGAATAATAGTTTCATAATGCTATCATAATGAAAAGGTTGTTTCATGGTTGGTGATCTGGTGAGTTCACAGGATCTTCTTCAGATTAAAGGACTTTCTATACACTTCAAAACGTTTTTTGGTACCGCAAGAGCGGTACGTGATCTCGATCTGAGCATAGGACACGGTGAAGTACTCGGTCTTGTGGGAGAATCGGGTTGCGGAAAGAGCATCACCGC
This window encodes:
- a CDS encoding ABC transporter substrate-binding protein — its product is MKRILVLLLSLVFAVGLFANLVVYSSVDEANARKILNAFVAETGIKVDFVFLSSGPALARIEAEINNPQADVWFGAPLENHIIAKERGLTQAYKTLSVYGVLPEFYDIDGFYHPIYMNPLGVGINKTVLQQIKAPVPETWEDLLKPAYSRMIQYPNPQSSGTAYSLITGLVQIYGEDGAIEYLRKLVPNIQTYTQSGTGPSKAVGPGQVAMGIQFTPAFFQFMEQGYPVDVVFPKEGVPYEVASVSILKGAKNLADAQKLVDWVVSKAGQQQVVNQQTYFYPIRSDVDFGTLQPLSTIKLLPVDPAWAAENKTRLIERWVNEVLPY